One region of Anticarsia gemmatalis isolate Benzon Research Colony breed Stoneville strain chromosome 2, ilAntGemm2 primary, whole genome shotgun sequence genomic DNA includes:
- the M6 gene encoding neuronal membrane glycoprotein M6 has protein sequence MGDACQACLTRVPHATLIATIMCCLGVGVFCGTMYRGSALSILMFDEVFHFRLIWIEALQMIFIVGSACMAALGFMLLCLGCLTTGATRQRVYRAWRARVGGRISCAVFMIITYILTFVWIILLGFLVITTFLFTIFWKLCSNPKNTDHTTCIDFTQFDFMFPSSVKQEDMRICEAHKVKLFCKDYVEKAEFMFILAMVSCVLVILSLVHYLMCLSANYAHIRDHEKFQELQELQYLTNPDLHASKDRF, from the coding sequence ATGGGTGACGCGTGCCAAGCCTGCCTCACAAGAGTGCCCCATGCCACTCTTATTGCAACGATAATGTGTTGTTTGGGCGTGGGTGTGTTCTGCGGGACCATGTACCGGGGTTCCGCTCTTTCCATACTTATGTTCGATGAAGTATTTCACTTCCGTCTAATATGGATCGAAGCACTGCAAATGATATTCATTGTTGGCAGCGCTTGTATGGCGGCGCTCGGTTTCATGTTGTTGTGTTTGGGATGTTTAACAACAGGTGCCACTCGGCAGAGAGTGTACCGAGCCTGGAGAGCTCGCGTCGGAGGACGTATTTCTTGCGCCGTGTTTATGATAATTACCTATATATTGACATTTGTTTGGATCATACTACTTGGTTTCCTAGTTATAACGACCTTCCTGTTCACGATATTCTGGAAACTTTGTTCGAACCCGAAAAACACCGACCACACGACATGCATTGACTTCACTcaatttgattttatgtttcCCTCAAGTGTGAAACAGGAAGACATGAGGATTTGTGAGGCACATAAAGTTAAACTGTTCTGCAAAGATTATGTTGAGAAGGCAGAGTTTATGTTTATACTGGCTATGGTATCTTGTGTACTGGTGATACTCAGTTTGGTACATTATCTGATGTGCTTATCAGCCAACTATGCTCACATCAGAGATCACGAGAAGTTCCAGGAATTGCAGGAGCTCCAGTACCTGACCAACCCGGACCTGCATGCCTCTAAAGATCGTTTCTAG
- the Membrin gene encoding golgi SNAP receptor complex member 2: METLYHQTNQLIQETSELFQKLERDPSNYEGIENAIQTKINAISANCEKLDIYVYKTPVNQRPMAKMRVDQLKYDNRHIQAALSNARSKRIRREQELADREQLLSRRFGHDHTAINVDYLGQEQVSLQNSHRNVDEMIHTGTSILETLKYNRETLKGAHRRIIDLANTLGLSNATISLIERRVSQDKYVLFGGMFVTLAVIVLVIVYLT; this comes from the exons ATGGAAACCCTTTATCATCAAACCAACCAACTGATACAGGAAACGTCggagttatttcaaaagttggaaAGAGATCCGTCCAATTACGAAGGCATAGAAAATGCTATTCAAACGAAAATTAATGCAATTAGTGC GAACTGTGAAAAGTTGGATATCTATGTGTACAAAACACCAGTTAACCAGCGGCCTATGGCCAAAATGAGAGTTGATCAATTGAAGTATGATAACAGACATATTCag GCAGCGTTATCAAATGCTCGCAGCAAGAGGATAAGAAGGGAGCAGGAGCTTGCAGACAGAGAACAGCTGCTAAGTCGCAGGTTCGGACATGATCACACTGCCATCAATGTGGACTATCTTGGACAAGAACAAGTGTCCTTACAGAACTCACATCGGAATGTCGATGAAATGATACACACAG GTACAAGTATCTTGGAAACGTTGAAGTACAACCGTGAAACATTAAAAGGTGCTCACAGAAGAATCATAGATTTGGCCAACACCCTCGGTCTGTCCAACGCGACCATTTCTCTGATAGAGCGAAGGGTGTCTCAAGACAAATACGTGTTGTTCGGCGGAATGTTCGTTACTTTGGCTGTGATTGTCCTTGTCATCGTCTACTTGACGTAG